The following is a genomic window from Calditrichota bacterium.
CACCCGCCGCTCGCACCCTGACATGGTGCGCATCCTGATCACCGCCCACACCACCGAAGAGGTGCTGCTCGATGCGATCAACCGGGGTGAAGTCTATCGCTACCTCAACAAGCCGGTTCATACCGGCCTTCTCCGCTCCACCGTCGAGCAGGCTCTGGTGCTGAACGAACTTACGACGTCGCGTAATATGATCCTTGCCAGCCTCGATGAACGCAATCGTGAACTCGAACAGAAGAACAGCGACCTGGCCCGCTTCAACCACCTCCTCGGCGAACTG
Proteins encoded in this region:
- a CDS encoding response regulator; translation: MTVTNPVPSLLLVDDDAVFRRLMSALFQQDGFQVTAFESAETAFDALELRTFKVAIVDYKLPDLNGIDFFERTRRSHPDMVRILITAHTTEEVLLDAINRGEVYRYLNKPVHTGLLRSTVEQALVLNELTTSRNMILASLDERNRELEQKNSDLARFNHLLGEL